AAGGCCGAGGGATCAGACCGGTGAGAACGAGGCAGGGTCGAGCTATTCAGGCAGCTCGACCCTGTCGCCCACCTCGATGTGGTGCTTTCGGAAGAAGCCCTGGTTCATCTCCAGCGCGTACCGGGCCGGTTTCTTGGAGGAGTGGACCGTCTCCGTCCGGGGCTCCATGCTCTGGATGTCCACGATCCTGCCCTTCGAGTCGATGAAGGCCACCGAGAGCGGGATCAGGGTGTTCTTCATCCAGAAGCGGAGCACGGCCGGATGGTCGAAGACGAAGAGCATCCCGTGGTTCTCGGGCATGGAGGTGCGATACATCAGCCCCT
This genomic stretch from Rubrobacter calidifluminis harbors:
- a CDS encoding DUF192 domain-containing protein translates to MRAPAAALLALFILVTGCTGGVSGSSSTSHARAQHLATKTLTIYASDGRKVRVKAEIADTGPEREKGLMYRTSMPENHGMLFVFDHPAVLRFWMKNTLIPLSVAFIDSKGRIVDIQSMEPRTETVHSSKKPARYALEMNQGFFRKHHIEVGDRVELPE